In the Gossypium arboreum isolate Shixiya-1 chromosome 10, ASM2569848v2, whole genome shotgun sequence genome, one interval contains:
- the LOC108488837 gene encoding probable O-methyltransferase 3, translated as MNMGNANGEDAIEALQAQAHIWRHAFNFVSFMSLKCALDLGILDIIHNHGKPMIITELVAALQMLNPNKACDIYRLMRILVHSDFFARQKLDNDAQEEGYVLTNSSRILLKNNPFCITPTLKATMDPIITKPWSFLGTWFQNDDYTPFATAYGETLWDYFTHDPQLKDLINDGLASDSQLVTSVLVDKCKGAFEGLDSLVDVGGGTGTTAKAIADTFPLMECTVFDLPNIVAGFQGSKNLKYVGGNMFEAFPTGDAILLKKVLHDWNDEGCLTILKRCKEAISSQDKVGRKLIIIDMVVRENEQVNDEGSSLTKTQLFFDMLMLVLVAGKERREEEWAKLFLAAGFSSYKITPIVGLTSLIEVYP; from the exons ATGAATATGGGCAATGCTAATGGGGAGGATGCTATTGAGGCACTCCAAGCACAAGCTCACATTTGGAGACATGCTTTCAACTTCGTAAGCTTCATGTCTCTAAAATGTGCACTTGATTTAGGCATCCTTGATATCATTCATAATCATGGCAAGCCCATGATTATTACCGAGCTGGTTGCTGCGCTACAGATGCTCAACCCTAATAAAGCATGCGACATTTATAGGCTCATGCGCATTCTAGTTCACTCGGACTTCTTTGCACGCCAAAAGCTAGACAATGATGCTCAAGAAGAAGGATATGTTCTAACCAACTCTTCTCGTATTTTGCTCAAGAATAATCCCTTCTGCATAACGCCTACTTTGAAGGCTACAATGGATCCTATTATAACAAAGCCTTGGAGTTTTCTAGGGACCTGGTTCCAAAATGATGATTATACCCCATTTGCTACTGCATACGGGGAGACCTTGTGGGACTATTTTACCCATGATCCTCAGCTAAAAGATTTGATAAATGATGGCTTAGCTAGTGATTCTCAATTGGTTACTAGTGTTTTAGTTGACAAGTGTAAAGGGGCATTCGAGGGATTGGACTCCCTTGTAGATGTTGGGGGTGGCACAGGAACTACGGCCAAGGCCATTGCTGATACATTTCCACTCATGGAGTGCACTGTGTTTGATCTTCCTAATATTGTTGCTGGCTTCCAAGGGAGTAAGAACTTGAAATATGTTGGAGGCAACATGTTTGAAGCATTTCCAACAGGAGACGCAATATTATTAAAG AAGGTATTGCACGATTGGAATGATGAAGGATGCTTGACAATTTTGAAGCGATGTAAAGAGGCCATTTCAAGCCAAGACAAGGTAGGAAGAAAGTTGATCATAATTGACATGGTTGTGAGGGAGAATGAGCAAGTGAATGATGAAGGCTCAAGCTTAACTAAAACACAACTCTTTTTCGACATGTTGATGTTGGTATTGGTGGCTGGAAAAGAGAGGCGGGAAGAAGAATGGGCTAAACTATTTTTAGCAGCTGGTTTTAGTTCTTACAAAA